A region of Heliomicrobium gestii DNA encodes the following proteins:
- a CDS encoding polysaccharide deacetylase family protein, whose product MEHRLRSIIIPLMKLFFLSFAFFFLIQTGMYISQLAPEKRSELAMNIFPWLFTHEVVAMAGEVNYPIDDVTLTQGIIFAEQQHLADAEAASGRVLDGTGRNGEAGSGQQATTPILSISAPVGAHKSSTKVAYLTFDDGPSDITPQVLDILHRYGIEATFFVIGNQAESRPDTIRRIHSEGHLIGNHTYSHRYRQIYASPLAFIQDLQQGEEVLNQLLNERPKHVRAPGGTLGNMSSELIKQLTSQGYVLHDWNVDSKDTSAPIVGAESIRMQVLRQAADKQNAVILFHDGPGKITLPSALPAIIEGLKKQGFMFKSLDHIERPVVMYQN is encoded by the coding sequence GTGGAGCATAGACTGCGGAGTATCATCATTCCGCTCATGAAATTATTCTTTTTATCTTTTGCCTTTTTTTTCCTCATTCAAACAGGGATGTATATCAGCCAACTGGCGCCAGAGAAAAGAAGCGAACTGGCGATGAACATATTTCCTTGGCTATTTACCCATGAGGTCGTCGCCATGGCCGGGGAAGTCAATTATCCCATTGACGATGTGACGTTGACACAGGGAATTATCTTTGCAGAACAACAACATCTCGCTGACGCTGAAGCCGCATCAGGCAGGGTGCTGGACGGGACGGGCAGAAATGGGGAGGCGGGATCGGGCCAACAGGCAACAACACCCATCCTTTCGATCTCCGCCCCTGTAGGCGCGCACAAGTCATCGACCAAGGTAGCCTACCTGACCTTTGATGATGGTCCGAGTGACATTACGCCGCAAGTCTTGGATATACTGCATAGGTATGGCATAGAAGCCACCTTTTTTGTGATCGGCAATCAAGCAGAGTCGCGCCCGGACACGATTCGGAGAATCCATTCGGAAGGGCACCTGATTGGAAATCATACCTACTCTCACCGGTATCGACAGATCTATGCCAGTCCATTGGCCTTTATCCAGGATCTGCAACAGGGGGAAGAGGTCCTCAACCAGTTGCTTAATGAGCGTCCGAAGCACGTTCGCGCTCCTGGCGGCACACTGGGCAACATGTCGAGCGAATTGATCAAACAGCTGACTTCCCAAGGCTATGTGCTTCACGATTGGAATGTCGATTCAAAGGATACGTCGGCGCCGATCGTAGGGGCCGAATCCATTCGCATGCAGGTGTTACGGCAGGCGGCTGACAAGCAAAACGCCGTCATTCTCTTTCACGACGGACCCGGTAAGATCACTCTGCCGTCTGCACTCCCTGCGATCATTGAAGGATTGAAGAAACAGGGTTTTATGTTCAAATCGTTGGATCATATCGAGAGACCGGTTGTGATGTACCAAAACTGA
- a CDS encoding S-layer homology domain-containing protein — protein MTTRACLIGFLCFCLISLSILTPLGAFRGPDQAWADASWAPQGEKEAFVYLYDGDRSAYQQQLTESRGNINGVFLPWLEVSKEGRLTTNADPELLRWLHSNGLKGAPFLTNNFDRTAGDAALSPQRIASLAAELVAFVDETGADGLNIDLENFSVTRRDAYVAFLQALARPLHAKGKTLSVAVAPATRANTGDWSDAYDYRAIGATADKVIVMAYDEHWATSLPGPVASIGWVENVTRYMSTLIAPEKLILGIPFYGRQWVNGKNGNGVGYKRALRLSAEYGAPIEWIADQGAFRLRYWGSNGQNELWLDNMASLQAKMRLVQVYNLAGVAAWRLGLEDPQLWNNFQPWLQELKFSDTKYHWATKEISEMVKQGLLSGSPDGKFDPDRKITRAEAIQLIARHLNLPAGSSIFFRDVPNDYWAREAISRAVKAGLINGRGEGFFAPNETMTRAELALLLQRAYSLQNTGSVSPFWDVPSTHYAAQAIAALTSRRWLTGFSDGSFQPDQAMTRAQLAVLLKRTEPTISLY, from the coding sequence ATGACAACACGCGCTTGCCTTATCGGGTTCCTCTGTTTCTGCCTGATCTCCCTCTCCATCTTAACGCCTCTGGGGGCCTTCCGGGGACCGGATCAGGCTTGGGCCGACGCGTCATGGGCGCCACAGGGGGAGAAAGAAGCCTTCGTCTACCTCTATGACGGCGATCGCTCCGCCTATCAGCAACAGTTAACGGAGAGCCGAGGGAACATCAACGGCGTCTTCCTGCCATGGCTGGAGGTGAGCAAAGAAGGCCGGTTAACGACCAACGCCGATCCAGAACTGCTGCGGTGGCTCCATAGCAACGGATTGAAGGGTGCGCCTTTTTTGACCAACAACTTTGATCGGACCGCCGGAGACGCCGCGCTGTCACCGCAACGAATCGCCTCACTTGCCGCCGAATTGGTTGCCTTCGTCGATGAAACCGGCGCCGACGGCCTCAATATCGACCTCGAAAATTTCAGCGTCACAAGACGCGACGCCTATGTAGCCTTCTTGCAAGCACTGGCCCGTCCCCTTCACGCCAAGGGCAAAACGCTTTCCGTCGCCGTCGCCCCGGCGACCCGGGCCAACACAGGCGACTGGTCCGACGCCTATGACTACCGGGCCATCGGCGCCACAGCCGATAAGGTCATTGTCATGGCTTATGATGAACACTGGGCCACATCCCTACCGGGACCCGTGGCATCGATCGGCTGGGTGGAAAACGTAACGCGCTACATGAGCACGCTCATCGCGCCGGAAAAACTGATCCTGGGCATACCCTTCTACGGCCGCCAGTGGGTAAACGGAAAAAACGGCAATGGGGTGGGGTATAAGCGCGCCCTCCGCCTTTCAGCGGAATATGGCGCACCGATCGAATGGATAGCGGATCAAGGCGCCTTTCGCCTGCGCTATTGGGGATCGAACGGCCAGAACGAACTTTGGCTCGATAACATGGCCTCACTGCAGGCCAAGATGCGACTGGTGCAGGTCTATAACTTGGCTGGTGTTGCCGCTTGGCGCCTTGGCCTGGAAGATCCCCAGTTATGGAACAACTTCCAACCATGGTTGCAGGAATTAAAGTTTTCAGATACAAAGTATCATTGGGCCACCAAGGAAATCAGTGAGATGGTGAAACAAGGGTTGCTTTCCGGCTCTCCCGACGGAAAATTTGACCCTGATCGTAAGATCACCCGGGCGGAAGCGATTCAACTGATCGCCCGCCATCTGAACTTGCCTGCCGGATCATCGATCTTCTTCCGCGACGTTCCCAATGATTACTGGGCCCGAGAGGCCATCTCCCGCGCCGTCAAGGCCGGCCTGATCAATGGGCGCGGCGAAGGTTTCTTTGCGCCCAACGAAACGATGACACGGGCTGAACTGGCTCTTCTGTTGCAGCGCGCGTATTCGCTCCAGAATACCGGCTCGGTCTCCCCCTTTTGGGATGTGCCGTCCACCCATTATGCAGCACAGGCAATCGCCGCCCTGACATCGCGCCGTTGGTTGACCGGTTTCAGCGATGGTTCATTCCAACCGGATCAGGCAATGACCCGCGCCCAACTGGCTGTTCTACTGAAACGAACGGAGCCCACCATCAGTCTATACTAA
- a CDS encoding PP2C family protein-serine/threonine phosphatase has protein sequence MFEETWESSAQILVVDDVVTNVELMRLQLTRAGYQVLTAFNGEQALESIKRTLPDLILLDVMMPGMNGFEVCGKLKEDPHTQLIPVVLVTALHEVEDRIKGIEAGADDFISKPFNRVELLTRVKSLLRIRKLYRQLEKSYQEIESKNAILTEELRMARHVQQHLLPTGYPSMERLAFEVTYRPTIEIGGDFYDFITVNKDEIGVFVSDVSGHGVSAAMLTMVISTMMRSITQETHAPGQVLDRLNLQFGKMVEGELTGTFVTAFSLLVNEATGRVHYANAGHPSPLLLRADSDHVEKLDTDGFPLGLFDTAEYESREIDIQPGDKLVLYTDGIYDVVNERKECFGFSRFVALVNELRFLSAKKMAEAIMARISAFAQQMPQPDDICLVVIEHLR, from the coding sequence GTGTTTGAAGAAACCTGGGAATCGAGCGCCCAGATCCTGGTCGTGGACGATGTGGTGACAAACGTGGAACTGATGCGTTTGCAGTTGACTCGGGCCGGTTATCAGGTGCTTACCGCTTTCAACGGGGAGCAAGCGCTCGAGTCGATAAAAAGGACATTGCCCGACTTGATCTTGTTGGACGTGATGATGCCGGGGATGAACGGCTTTGAGGTCTGTGGAAAGCTGAAAGAGGATCCCCATACGCAACTGATTCCCGTGGTTTTGGTCACCGCCCTTCATGAAGTGGAGGATCGGATTAAAGGGATTGAAGCCGGCGCAGATGATTTTATCAGCAAGCCCTTTAACCGTGTGGAGTTGCTGACACGGGTCAAATCGCTGCTTCGCATTCGCAAGTTATACCGCCAGTTAGAAAAAAGTTATCAGGAGATCGAATCAAAGAACGCCATCCTCACAGAAGAATTGAGAATGGCGCGCCATGTTCAGCAACACCTGCTGCCGACGGGTTATCCTTCCATGGAACGGTTGGCTTTTGAGGTGACCTATCGTCCCACCATCGAAATCGGTGGAGATTTCTATGACTTCATCACAGTCAATAAAGACGAGATTGGCGTATTTGTTTCTGACGTGTCCGGTCATGGTGTTTCGGCGGCCATGTTGACGATGGTGATCAGCACCATGATGCGATCGATCACTCAGGAGACCCATGCGCCCGGGCAGGTGCTTGATCGCTTGAACCTGCAGTTTGGCAAGATGGTGGAGGGCGAACTGACAGGCACTTTTGTCACGGCCTTTTCCCTGCTCGTCAATGAGGCGACGGGACGGGTCCATTACGCCAACGCCGGTCATCCCAGCCCGTTGCTGTTGCGCGCAGACAGTGACCATGTGGAAAAGCTGGACACCGATGGCTTTCCCCTGGGACTTTTCGATACGGCGGAATATGAGTCTCGAGAGATTGATATCCAGCCGGGCGACAAGTTGGTCCTATATACGGACGGCATCTATGACGTGGTCAACGAGCGCAAGGAATGTTTCGGTTTCAGTCGCTTTGTGGCGCTCGTCAATGAACTTCGCTTTTTATCGGCAAAAAAGATGGCTGAGGCGATCATGGCACGGATCAGCGCCTTCGCCCAGCAGATGCCTCAACCGGACGATATCTGTCTTGTGGTGATTGAACACCTCAGGTAA
- a CDS encoding GNAT family N-acetyltransferase, whose product MITAEKPTRTPRHIQTERGCVTICGPVEGADILRYQMDEGLCAFRLPKEQQEALAEIARLPEGQVILALHDEQIIGYVTFHRPEEFERWAHDQVPGMLELGAIETSKRWRGLHIGRHLLEVAFGEGALEPYVIIATEYYWHWDLKGAGLSVWEYQKFLESLFNRVGLRRVGTDEPDILAHPANMLMARVGRLVPQESVLLFEESLYQNRWMF is encoded by the coding sequence ATGATTACGGCAGAAAAACCGACGCGGACGCCGCGCCATATCCAGACAGAGCGGGGATGCGTGACCATCTGCGGTCCTGTAGAGGGGGCCGACATCCTGCGGTATCAGATGGATGAAGGACTGTGCGCCTTTCGTCTGCCAAAAGAGCAGCAAGAGGCGTTGGCAGAGATCGCCCGGTTGCCGGAAGGCCAGGTGATTCTGGCCCTTCACGACGAGCAGATCATCGGATATGTAACCTTTCACCGTCCCGAAGAGTTCGAGCGGTGGGCCCACGATCAGGTTCCCGGCATGTTGGAGTTGGGGGCGATTGAGACGAGCAAGCGGTGGCGAGGGTTGCATATCGGACGCCACCTGCTGGAAGTCGCCTTTGGCGAAGGCGCCCTCGAACCCTATGTGATCATCGCCACAGAGTACTACTGGCACTGGGATTTGAAGGGCGCCGGTCTTTCGGTGTGGGAATATCAGAAGTTTCTTGAAAGTCTCTTTAACCGCGTCGGTTTGCGGCGCGTCGGCACCGATGAACCGGATATCCTGGCCCATCCGGCCAATATGCTCATGGCTCGCGTGGGCCGCCTGGTTCCGCAGGAGTCGGTGCTGCTTTTTGAGGAGTCGCTCTATCAAAACCGGTGGATGTTTTGA
- a CDS encoding acetoin utilization protein AcuC, which translates to MGRPPLLIYSPDFHAYRFGPEHPFNPLRLEVTVDLLCRCGLIAPEQIVPPDDCSWEELRPVHSEALLDAIKRAGEGTLLPEQLRLYGLGDEDTPAFPGMGDASRLVAGATLQGVRLIMDGRADHVFQIAGGLHHGHRNRASGFCIVNDAAVAIAYLQRRYGMRVAYIDTDAHHGDGVQSIFYDDPTVLTISLHETGRYLFPGTGNVEERGRFDGYGFSVNLPLEAYTEDDSFIELYESAIEPLIAAFEPDLLITQNGCDAHYLDPLTHLALTTRSFEAIPRLAHRLAHTYCQGRWLALGGGGYDHWRVVPRAWSLLWAEMNDQRPAEEIPQDWLTRWQSQSPVSLPSRMRDAHDEYPPIPRRAIIEDKNRVTLQRATRDAVDQIRARIAP; encoded by the coding sequence ATGGGAAGACCGCCTCTTTTGATTTACTCGCCCGATTTTCATGCGTACCGGTTCGGGCCGGAACACCCTTTTAATCCCTTGCGGCTCGAAGTGACCGTCGATCTGCTCTGCCGCTGCGGGTTGATCGCGCCGGAGCAGATCGTGCCGCCGGACGATTGCTCATGGGAGGAACTGCGTCCGGTTCATTCCGAAGCCTTGCTCGACGCCATTAAAAGGGCGGGAGAGGGGACTCTCCTTCCGGAACAACTGCGTCTCTATGGTTTAGGGGATGAGGACACGCCTGCTTTTCCCGGCATGGGTGACGCCAGCCGTCTGGTGGCCGGCGCCACCTTGCAAGGCGTCCGCTTGATCATGGATGGGCGTGCCGATCACGTTTTTCAGATCGCCGGGGGGTTGCACCATGGACACCGCAATCGAGCCTCGGGCTTTTGCATCGTCAATGACGCGGCTGTTGCCATCGCCTACTTGCAGCGGCGCTATGGCATGAGAGTGGCCTACATTGACACGGACGCCCATCACGGCGACGGTGTCCAATCGATTTTTTACGATGACCCGACCGTATTGACCATCTCCCTGCATGAGACAGGTCGCTACCTCTTTCCGGGAACAGGCAATGTGGAGGAACGCGGCCGTTTTGATGGCTACGGTTTTTCCGTCAATCTGCCCTTGGAGGCTTACACGGAGGATGATTCTTTCATCGAACTCTACGAAAGCGCCATCGAACCCTTGATCGCGGCCTTTGAACCGGATCTGCTGATCACACAGAACGGCTGTGACGCCCACTATCTCGATCCGCTGACCCATCTGGCGCTGACGACGCGCAGCTTCGAAGCGATACCGCGGCTGGCCCATCGCCTCGCCCACACCTACTGTCAGGGACGCTGGCTGGCGCTGGGCGGCGGCGGTTACGACCACTGGCGGGTTGTTCCCCGGGCCTGGTCGTTGCTCTGGGCGGAGATGAATGATCAAAGGCCGGCAGAGGAGATTCCCCAGGACTGGTTGACACGTTGGCAGTCCCAAAGCCCTGTTTCGTTGCCGTCCCGCATGCGTGACGCCCACGATGAGTATCCGCCCATCCCGCGCCGGGCGATCATTGAAGATAAAAACCGGGTGACTTTGCAGCGGGCGACGCGGGACGCGGTGGACCAGATCCGAGCCCGTATCGCGCCCTAA
- a CDS encoding CBS and ACT domain-containing protein, giving the protein MLVEDIMIRQVHVVGPETTVLEALTLAERMRVRHLPVVDDGRLIGIISDRDLRDVKPSIMEIDDLAILSSTRVKDIVHTALITVHPLDAIEDAAKMLYDHRIGCLPVVQAGKLVGIITTTDLLHAIVDMMGMGQPGSYLEIEVPDRPGALFDLATIVKAHGVNIISIFVNPARQGGRRVISLRIATFDPRQIIQEIGEAGYAVVFPIALKGE; this is encoded by the coding sequence ATGCTTGTGGAGGATATCATGATCCGTCAGGTCCATGTGGTTGGGCCGGAAACAACGGTTCTTGAGGCATTGACACTGGCGGAACGGATGCGGGTGCGCCATCTGCCAGTGGTGGATGACGGGCGGTTGATCGGGATTATTTCCGACCGCGATTTGCGGGATGTGAAGCCCTCAATTATGGAAATCGACGATCTGGCGATTCTCTCGTCTACGCGCGTCAAGGATATCGTACATACCGCTCTCATCACTGTTCATCCCCTCGATGCCATTGAAGACGCGGCGAAGATGCTCTATGATCACCGCATCGGTTGCCTCCCGGTGGTGCAGGCCGGGAAATTGGTGGGCATCATCACCACAACCGATCTGCTTCATGCGATCGTTGACATGATGGGGATGGGGCAGCCGGGATCGTACCTGGAGATTGAGGTGCCTGATCGGCCGGGCGCCCTCTTCGATCTTGCCACGATCGTAAAGGCTCACGGCGTCAACATCATCAGCATCTTCGTCAATCCTGCTCGCCAGGGGGGACGTCGGGTCATTTCGCTGCGCATCGCCACCTTTGATCCCCGCCAGATCATTCAGGAGATTGGAGAGGCCGGTTATGCCGTGGTATTCCCGATTGCGTTGAAGGGGGAGTAG